Genomic segment of Candidatus Limnocylindrales bacterium:
TGGGTTAACCCCCCCTTGCAAATCCAGATATCCCTGCGAAAGGGGATACCTGGATTTGCTTCTCAAAGACCTAGCGTTGATAGGTAATACGATAGAGAACCCCATTCCAGTCATCAGATACCAGGAGAGATCCATCTGGCATGACCTGTACATCGACCGGTCGACCCCAGAATTCCTCACCCTGTAACCAACCTTCGGCAAAAACTTCATAACCCGGCGGCTGTCCTGGAGTCAGAGTGACCTGCATCAGCTTGAAACCTGTCTTCTGGGTACGGTTCCATGAGCCGTGTAAGGCCATAATGATGCGATTCTTGTACTCTGAAGGGAACATATTGCCGGTATAGAATCGCATCCCCAATGCAGCTACATGGGGTCCAAGCTTGAGGATGGGAGGTGTGAATTCACTGCAGGAATGCCCTTTCCCGAACTCCGGATCCAGCACATCACCCTGATGACAATACGGATATCCAAAGTGGAGTCCGATGCGGGGTGCATAGTTCAGTTCATCATTGGGCAAATCATCCCCCAACCAGTCACGACCGTTATCGGTGAAATATAACTCTTTGGTAACTGGATGCCAATCCATCCCTACGCTATTGCGGACCCCACTGGCAAAGACTTCATAACCACTCCCATCGGTGTTGACCCGTACAATACGGGCATAGGCAGGGGGCGGCTCGCAGATGTTGCAGGGAGCTCCGATGTTAAAGTAGAGTTTGCCGTCCGGTCCTAAGGCCAGGAACTTCCAGCCATGGGGTTCATCCTTGGGTAGATTGTCTAAAATCACAACCGGTGATGGCGGATTATCCAGCCGCTCTTCGATGTTGTCAAAGCGAAGAATACGACTTAATTCGGCGACATACAGGGTGCCATCCTTAAAGGCAACGCCGTTGGGACGATGAAGCCCTTTGGCAATAACCTTAACCTCGCGACTATTCCCCTTATCTACCACAGCATAAACATTCCCAACCAGGCGGGTACCAACAAACACCGTGCCTTTATCGCCGATTGTAATAGAACGGGCGTTCGCTAACCCTTCTGCCCAAATGCTGATCTGGAAGCCGGGGGGTAATTTGATCTTGTCTAAGGGGATATCTTTGGCCGGTTTGGCAGTGAGCGCAGGGGGGTGAGGTCTCAAGGGGGAATTGGCAAATTCAGGGGGTCGGCCCTGGGTCCCGGGCGGTGGCGCTCCCGGAGGGGATTGCTGAGCCTGAATCGGCAACTGTATCAGGGCCCATAGCAAAGCCAGGAATGTTACCCTCCTAAGACCATAGGGGATGAAACGATGCCATAGGCCGGTTATCCGGTTCCCATGCGCAATTGGCTTCTCCCCCTCCGTTAAGTTGCCTCTCTCTGCTCTTTGTCGACTTGAAGCCTGTACGTGCCTGAAGGGTTGATGATCTCCGTCCGAAGTAGTTTGTAGGAGTTCAGATCTGGTCTGTTTGTTTTCCATTTGGATACCTCCCCGTAAAATTCTTGGTTTCCCAGTTACGATAAATTTAAAATTCTTTTTGTCAATTAAGATAAATTTGAAATTCTTTTTGTCAAGTTCTTCATCCGGTAAGTTCTTCACTTATCAAAGAAGCCTTCTTTCATGATAAAAAGCTTGACAAGTAGTTGGAAAGAGATTAGAACGTGTAGGATTTATTAAGTACAAGAAATGGCTTTCATTTTTTTTATAGAGGGAGATGGATATGAAACAAGAATCTCAAGGTTTAGAGATTAGTGTGGTAGGACTTGGACAGTGCGGGGGAAACATCGCCGCTGAATTTTACAAGAGAGGATATAATGCCGTAGCGCTCAATACCTCCTATACCGATCTAAGGGCTTTGGAAGCCCTACCCGAGGAGAACAAAGTTTATATCGGTGTAGACGGCAGGAATGGCGCCGGTAAAGATATATCCCTCGGAAAACGAAGCATTCAGATAAATCAGAACAAGATTCTAAGTGTCATACAGAGATTACTCTCCGGAGCCGATGTTCTCCTGTTAACCGCAGGTCTGGGTGGAGGTACAGGGAGTAATCTTTCGGAGTTAGCGACCGTTTTAGAACCTTTAAAAGTTTTAACCTCTGCTCTGGTTACCATTCCTACATCCGGTGAGAGTAGTATTACCAAGGTAAATGCCGTTAAATCGTTGAATAACCTTTTGAGTGCTAACCTGGGGAGTATCATTCTGGTAGATAATCAGAAAATATTGGAGCAATCTCCTCATATCAGTCTTGCTTCCTTCTATTCACGGGCTAACGCCACCATTGCCGAAGTTTTTAATATTTTTAACACGATTAATGAAGAAGCCGATGCCATTAGCATTCGAAGCTTTGATAGTGAAGATTTTAAAAAGGTATTTCTCTCCAGTGGTTTTGTAACCTTTGGATATACCACCCTCCCTTCCCAGGAGCCTTTGACCAGTCAGGTTTTGGTGGAAAAAATGAGCGAACTCTGGGACTCTGGCGGTATTTTTGCCTCTGGATTTGATTTTTCGGCTGCTGCTATTTCTGCCGTAATTCTCTTTGCTCCTAAACAAATCCTCACGAAAAGCTCTGCCGATGTTTTTGAGAAATTTACCCATGCTATTAAGGAGATTACCTCCGGTTCTGCCGTTTACACAGGAATTTATCAGTATACCAAAGAGGACAAACCCATTAAGCTTTATGCCATGCTGGGGAAATTACCTATTCCATCCCGGGTGAAAGAGTTGTTATCCCAGGCTTTAGATGAGGGTAAGCAACTCTCTCAAAAGGTAAAGTTAGAAATACCTAAGCTGGATTTAAGCGGATTAGAAGGGGTTGAGTTATTCAGCAGTGCTTCAATGGTAGAGCCTATTTCTGCAAAACCTGAATCCAAGAGAAGATCTGAAGCTGAACGCCGGATGTTGGATTATGACAAGGTTATTCAATACTTGAAAAAAGAAACCCAACCCCAGAGAAGAAATGAAATTCTCCAACTGGTCCTTGAAGATTATAATAGCGAAGATCCCGATATACGAAGAAAAGTTATTGAAACTTTAGGGGAAATAGGAGATCCCAGTGTTCGAGCCGTTATCCTGAAGGCCCTGGGTGACAGGGATAAGGCCGTTCAACGAGCTGCTGCCAGGGCTTTAGAGAAGATTTCGGGCGAAAAGCCGGAGAAAGAATAAAATTCAAGAGAAGGACGGTTTGAATCGTTCTTTCTTTAGAGGTTGTAACGTAACTTGCTGATCTACGCTTCGTAGGGCGAAACGTAGTTTCGCCCTATCTTTCAGGCAAGGATTTGAATATCCTCTGCTAAGGTATCTTGAGTTTTTGTCCGGTATAAATCACCATGCCTTTTAATTGGTTAATTTCGGCAAGGGTATCTACTTCAACTTTGTAAAGATTGGCAATCCGCCAGAGAGTCTCTCCTTCTTTTACAATATGGATGCGACCCTCGCTTTGCCGGACGGGCAGGCCGGTCTCTACGGTTACAGGGGAAGAAGAAGATACCAATTCACCAGGGAGAGATGGCTGGATAAAAGACTTACTCTCCCGGCTGGTTTGGCGGACCGGAAATAGTTTATTGGAACGAAGCCCTTTGGCAGAAGCTTCTGGATTTTTAAGGGAGGCTTCATTTTCATTTTTGTCAGGGCGGGATGAACGGAATCGCTCAAAATAACTTATGACACTTTGATAAAGGGCTTCTGCAATCCGATCCTGCATAACCGGATTTATCAAAAGCTGCTCTTCATAGGGATTGCTGATATAAAGGGCTTCTACCAAAACAGAAGGAATACTGGGTATTCTAAGGACCGCAAAGTTGGCCCTTTTTAACCCCTCATTACGAACCTTTAAGAAGGGAACGGCTTTATCTAAAGTCAACTCACCAAATGCAAGACTTCGGATTAAAGACTCCCCTCCGATAGATTTCTCAGATAAAATTCTGTTAATTTCTGGATCCTCTTGATTGAAAACAACCCCACCCATATGATCCGATGCATTTTCTCTCTGGGCAAGGAGTTTAGCCGCTTCGTCTGTAGCCTCTTCCGACAGGCAATAAACCGAAAAGCCATTCATACTCGTGTCGTAATTGGCATTTACATGGATACTCAGAAATAGATCGGCATCGTGTTCTCTGGCGATTTGAGTTCGTCGTCCGAGAGATAAAAAATAATCTCTATCTCGGGTCAGGTAGGCTTTAATATCCCTGGTTTGATCCAGCCAATATTTCAACTTTTTAGCGATATTCAAAACAATATGCTTTTCCATGGAGCCATTTCGACCGATGGCCCCTGAATCACTTCCGCCGTGTCCTGGGTCGATCACGACAACTTTATAATTCTGTCGGTCTCTATTTCGGGTTATTTGAGGTGGTTTTTTAAATTCAACCTCCTTTTCCTTGGGATGGAAAATATTGACCATAAGACGGTCTGGTTGATCATTGGTCTTTTCAATGGGAGATACTTTAAATTCCGGCCGGGATTGAACTAAATCAAAGACGACCTGAAATCGCCCGCTGGTTAAACGCTGAAGTCGAATGGTTTTAACCGCCCTATCATAAACTTGAATGGTTTCTTTCTCCTGAATGTATTTACCCCGAGTGAACTCAACGACCAGGCGAGGAGGATCTTCCAGGGTATAGGTGTGATAAGACCCACTCCTGGGACTTCGATTTAAATTAACCACTACCTGAGTCTGGTCGGGGGCCAGCCAGTATTCGACACCGGTGATAAGGATCGGTTCTTCATTTATAACCGGATAAGAACGATCGGTTGAATCCCCTGTCTCGAACTCCTTTGCATAAGTTTCTGCCCCTGATTCTTTAGAAACCTCTGAAGGGGAAGGAATCCGAGAATCCAACCTTGCCGGAGAGTCTTCTGTTATCTGGGGGGTTATATAGGAATTGGTTTTTTCGGTTACAGCGGGTTTTTCCAAAGCCAAAACCGGCTTGTATTCCTTCATAAGGAGAGCTGACGGAGAAGAAGTGGAATGATAACGAGAATTTAAGAATAAGAATAAACCACCTGAGATAAGCAATAACCAAAAGATGCGCCTTTTCATAGCTAACCTTTCCTCCACAACCTGTTGAGATTCGGTGAATCAGATCAACTGCTTGCCATTACCATAACCACGGGCAGATGTCAAGGACTTTTCTCTTTCTTTCGGACAAAAATTGTAAGATATCCCGAAGTCCCCGGCTAATCCAATCCAAATACTTGCCCGGTTACACCGTCGACCTCCCGCTTTTTCAGCCTGCCTGCCACATACAATCCTTCTAAGATGGCTTCGGTTACCGAGGCTATCACCTCATCAACCTCCTTTAATCCCTGATCCTGAATATATCGGTCAACCAGCTTTTTTAATTCAGGTTCCGAATCCAGTTGTTGAACATATTCAGCGCCGACCATGTTGGGGGAAACACGAAAATTGCCAATAGATAGGGTTTCCCAATTATATTTGGCAAAGTGCCGCGTACAGATTTTTAGGATAGCCTGCCTGCATAGCTCATCGATGATTTGATCTTTGCTTTTAGATGCCATATAGGTCAGTTCCAGCTTTGGATACATAGAAGCCCGAATGGCATTCAAATCCGAAATCCGTGGAACAGGGGGAACATTTTTTAGATCGAATCGCTCTTCGGCCTGGCTGATCAGGTTTTCGTAATTATCGATGGTCATCCGTACGCTGGTCCCTTTGACCTGATCCACATCGGGATGGTTCCTCGCCTCCAGGGTAATCTGTACGATGATTTCCTGCATAAAGACAGGTACGATAGGTTGAGAATCTCGATTACTAAAGGCTTCCTGAACCATAATCTCGCGCTCTTCTTCAAGGGTGCGTGGATAGTGGGTATAGATACCACTACCAAACCGGTCCAGGAGGGGTTCGACGATTTTACCGGCTGTGGTGTAGTCCACCGGATTGGCCGTTGCAACCAAGAGCAAGTCTACGGGAAACTCTATGGGATAGCCTTTAGCCACTACGATTCCTTCTTCCATTAAGTTAAAAAGAGAAACCTGGGTCTTAGGAGCTAAATCCGGAAGCTCATCGATGTAGAGAATTCCATTATTGGCCTGAAGGGCCTTACCCGGAGAGAAGGTAGCAGGATCAATGAGATAACGTCCTTCGGCTACTTTGATGGGATCAATATCTCCGATGATTTCAGAACTTGAAATATCTGTGGTGGAGAGAATCTGGCGAAAACGCTCTCGTCCGGTAATCCACCGAATTTTAGCCTCTTTTCCTTTCTCGGCAATGAGCGTTTTGCAGAAATGACACAGGGGATGAAGGGGATTATCATTGATGGGGCAGCCTTCCAGTACGGGAATTTCATTTAATAAAGAGGACAACTGGCGGGCTATTTTAGATTTTGCCTGACCTCGTTCTCCGATCAACAAGACATGATGACCCGAACGAAGGGCATTATAAAGCTGGGGAATAACCGTATCGCTATAACCGATGAGTCCTTCAAAAACAGGCTCTCCGGCTCTTAATTTCCTCCGTAAATTGGTTCTGATCTGTTCGATCACCCTAGGTCTTTTATAGTCTTGGGCTATTAAATCACCCAAAGTCTTTATTTCAGCGTGAATCATATAAGGAAATTGAGGGTTATAAAAATAAAAAGGGTTAGGCAAACCAGGTTTTTACCATCCCTTCGACTAAGGAATAGGGGTCTGCTTCTCGATTGACTATTTTTGAAAGGAGCCGGGCAAACGCTTCCCGGTCGCCTACTTTGGCCATAGCTTGTTGCATCAGGTTATGTTGTAAAATTTCCAGGAATTCACTTTCGGTCTGGTTGAGTTTCCTTTTTTTAAGCTCTCCTGAATCTTTCAGATAGCTCAGATGGGCATCGATACCTTCGACAAGTGCGGGAATTCCTTCCTCTTTGACGGCTATAGTTTTATAAATAAGAGGTTTCCAGCTTTTTTGCTGGTAGGTATTAAATCCCAGCATGATTTCTAATTCCTTGACCATTTTATCGGCTCCTTCCCGATCTGCTTTATTAACTACGAAGATATCTCCGATTTCGAGGATACCTGCTTTAATGGCCTGGATATCATCGCCCATGCCGGGTACTGTAATGACGAGGCACGTATGGGCCGTTTTAACAATTTCCACCTCATCCTGTCCCACTCCAACGGTTTCTATGAGGATGATGTCCATTCCATAAGCATCCAAAATATGAACCACATCATGGGTCGCCACGGCTAACCCGCCCAGGTGGCCCCGGGTCGCCATACTCCGGATAAAAACCCCTTCATCCAGGTAATGGCGCTGCATACGGATTCGATCACCTAAAATGGCACCTCCGGTAAAGGGACTGGTGGGATCGACGGCAATAATTCCCACGGTCTGCCCACGGCTTCGAAACGCCGAGGTGAGTTTATCGACTAAAGTGCTTTTTCCGGCTCCTGGAGCTCCTGTAACACCTAAAATATAAGCTCGTCCGGTATGCGGATAAAGGGCTTTTAAGGCCGGTAGTGCCTCCGGGTCTCCATTTTCTACTAAAGTAATGAGTCGGGCAACTGCACGAACATCCTTGCTTAAGACACGGTCTGCTAACTTCAAGTACCGGTGGGAGGGGATAGGAGTATGGGAATAGGGGCGACCGGCCGGTCGCCCGTATCAGGAAGTAAGGGTGACCGGCCGATCACCTCTACTCCCATACTCCTATACTTCCATTCACTCTTTTAATAACTGATTGGCAATAACCATTCGATGAATTTCCGAAGTTCCTTCGCCAATTTCGCAGAGTTTGGCATCTCGATAATAGCGAGACACGGGATATTCCCCGATATATCCATAGCCGCCATGGATTTGAACGGCTCGATCTACAACCCGAACACAGGCCCGAGAGGAATAAAGCTTGGCCATGGAGGCTTCTTTCTTGATAGGTAAACCTTGATCCTTAAGATAAGCGGCTCGAAGGGTTAACATTCTGGCAGCTTCCAATTCTACTTCTGAATCGGCCAGCATCCATTGAACAGCCTGAAAATCTGCAATAGGTCTACCAAATTGAATTCGCTGTTTGGAATATTTAATGCTTTCTTCCAAAGCCGCACGTCCAATCCCAACAGCTAACGCAGAGATCCCGATACGTCCACCTTCCAGAACCTTCAGGCTGTCTATAAAACCCTGTCCTTCCTGCCCCAATAGGTTTTCCCTGGGAATACGACAGTTCTCGAAGATCAACTCTGCGGTATCGCTTCCCCGCATTCCCAACTTGTTGCGTAGTTTAACAGAAGAAAATCCCCGGGTTCCTCTCTCTACCAGAAAGGCTGAGATACCATGATGTCCCTTGGTTTTATCTGTAATAGCCATAACGACAACAACATCACAGACTGTCCCTTGGGTTGTAAACATCTTGCTTCCGTTTAAGACCCATTCGGAGCCATCGAGTACGGCTGTGGTACGAAGGGATTTAGCATCACTGCCAGAGTTTGGCTCGGTTAATCCCCAGGCACCCAGGAGTTCTCCCTGAATAAGGGGAATTAAATATTTTCGTTTCTGTTCTTCAT
This window contains:
- the meaB gene encoding methylmalonyl Co-A mutase-associated GTPase MeaB codes for the protein MKLADRVLSKDVRAVARLITLVENGDPEALPALKALYPHTGRAYILGVTGAPGAGKSTLVDKLTSAFRSRGQTVGIIAVDPTSPFTGGAILGDRIRMQRHYLDEGVFIRSMATRGHLGGLAVATHDVVHILDAYGMDIILIETVGVGQDEVEIVKTAHTCLVITVPGMGDDIQAIKAGILEIGDIFVVNKADREGADKMVKELEIMLGFNTYQQKSWKPLIYKTIAVKEEGIPALVEGIDAHLSYLKDSGELKKRKLNQTESEFLEILQHNLMQQAMAKVGDREAFARLLSKIVNREADPYSLVEGMVKTWFA
- a CDS encoding sorbosone dehydrogenase family protein, with the translated sequence MENKQTRSELLQTTSDGDHQPFRHVQASSRQRAERGNLTEGEKPIAHGNRITGLWHRFIPYGLRRVTFLALLWALIQLPIQAQQSPPGAPPPGTQGRPPEFANSPLRPHPPALTAKPAKDIPLDKIKLPPGFQISIWAEGLANARSITIGDKGTVFVGTRLVGNVYAVVDKGNSREVKVIAKGLHRPNGVAFKDGTLYVAELSRILRFDNIEERLDNPPSPVVILDNLPKDEPHGWKFLALGPDGKLYFNIGAPCNICEPPPAYARIVRVNTDGSGYEVFASGVRNSVGMDWHPVTKELYFTDNGRDWLGDDLPNDELNYAPRIGLHFGYPYCHQGDVLDPEFGKGHSCSEFTPPILKLGPHVAALGMRFYTGNMFPSEYKNRIIMALHGSWNRTQKTGFKLMQVTLTPGQPPGYEVFAEGWLQGEEFWGRPVDVQVMPDGSLLVSDDWNGVLYRITYQR
- a CDS encoding HEAT repeat domain-containing protein → MKQESQGLEISVVGLGQCGGNIAAEFYKRGYNAVALNTSYTDLRALEALPEENKVYIGVDGRNGAGKDISLGKRSIQINQNKILSVIQRLLSGADVLLLTAGLGGGTGSNLSELATVLEPLKVLTSALVTIPTSGESSITKVNAVKSLNNLLSANLGSIILVDNQKILEQSPHISLASFYSRANATIAEVFNIFNTINEEADAISIRSFDSEDFKKVFLSSGFVTFGYTTLPSQEPLTSQVLVEKMSELWDSGGIFASGFDFSAAAISAVILFAPKQILTKSSADVFEKFTHAIKEITSGSAVYTGIYQYTKEDKPIKLYAMLGKLPIPSRVKELLSQALDEGKQLSQKVKLEIPKLDLSGLEGVELFSSASMVEPISAKPESKRRSEAERRMLDYDKVIQYLKKETQPQRRNEILQLVLEDYNSEDPDIRRKVIETLGEIGDPSVRAVILKALGDRDKAVQRAAARALEKISGEKPEKE
- a CDS encoding N-acetylmuramoyl-L-alanine amidase; the encoded protein is MKRRIFWLLLISGGLFLFLNSRYHSTSSPSALLMKEYKPVLALEKPAVTEKTNSYITPQITEDSPARLDSRIPSPSEVSKESGAETYAKEFETGDSTDRSYPVINEEPILITGVEYWLAPDQTQVVVNLNRSPRSGSYHTYTLEDPPRLVVEFTRGKYIQEKETIQVYDRAVKTIRLQRLTSGRFQVVFDLVQSRPEFKVSPIEKTNDQPDRLMVNIFHPKEKEVEFKKPPQITRNRDRQNYKVVVIDPGHGGSDSGAIGRNGSMEKHIVLNIAKKLKYWLDQTRDIKAYLTRDRDYFLSLGRRTQIAREHDADLFLSIHVNANYDTSMNGFSVYCLSEEATDEAAKLLAQRENASDHMGGVVFNQEDPEINRILSEKSIGGESLIRSLAFGELTLDKAVPFLKVRNEGLKRANFAVLRIPSIPSVLVEALYISNPYEEQLLINPVMQDRIAEALYQSVISYFERFRSSRPDKNENEASLKNPEASAKGLRSNKLFPVRQTSRESKSFIQPSLPGELVSSSSPVTVETGLPVRQSEGRIHIVKEGETLWRIANLYKVEVDTLAEINQLKGMVIYTGQKLKIP
- a CDS encoding acyl-CoA dehydrogenase family protein, which codes for MDFDLTEDQKLIQQTVREFVQKEVAPYAAYYDEREEFPEEIFRKLALINFFGIIFPEEWGGVGADYVTYALAMEELAAADGSIALSALAHISLCSNHIYLAGNEEQKRKYLIPLIQGELLGAWGLTEPNSGSDAKSLRTTAVLDGSEWVLNGSKMFTTQGTVCDVVVVMAITDKTKGHHGISAFLVERGTRGFSSVKLRNKLGMRGSDTAELIFENCRIPRENLLGQEGQGFIDSLKVLEGGRIGISALAVGIGRAALEESIKYSKQRIQFGRPIADFQAVQWMLADSEVELEAARMLTLRAAYLKDQGLPIKKEASMAKLYSSRACVRVVDRAVQIHGGYGYIGEYPVSRYYRDAKLCEIGEGTSEIHRMVIANQLLKE
- a CDS encoding ATP-binding protein — protein: MPNPFYFYNPQFPYMIHAEIKTLGDLIAQDYKRPRVIEQIRTNLRRKLRAGEPVFEGLIGYSDTVIPQLYNALRSGHHVLLIGERGQAKSKIARQLSSLLNEIPVLEGCPINDNPLHPLCHFCKTLIAEKGKEAKIRWITGRERFRQILSTTDISSSEIIGDIDPIKVAEGRYLIDPATFSPGKALQANNGILYIDELPDLAPKTQVSLFNLMEEGIVVAKGYPIEFPVDLLLVATANPVDYTTAGKIVEPLLDRFGSGIYTHYPRTLEEEREIMVQEAFSNRDSQPIVPVFMQEIIVQITLEARNHPDVDQVKGTSVRMTIDNYENLISQAEERFDLKNVPPVPRISDLNAIRASMYPKLELTYMASKSKDQIIDELCRQAILKICTRHFAKYNWETLSIGNFRVSPNMVGAEYVQQLDSEPELKKLVDRYIQDQGLKEVDEVIASVTEAILEGLYVAGRLKKREVDGVTGQVFGLD